In Gammaproteobacteria bacterium, one DNA window encodes the following:
- the raiA gene encoding ribosome-associated translation inhibitor RaiA → MDVKLHGKNYQFDERLAEAARAKVSKAARFFNGISSADVEIVKEMNRRVTDPFRVEITSRAAGSTVRVEAAGPTAEAALDIATEKFGIQLRRLKERLIDRSRRGREKRLNTASKDDEEEPSGPLIVRVKQFVMKPMTPEEAALQMEMLGHGFFFFQNAEGDRPSVLYRRRDGSYGLIEPA, encoded by the coding sequence TTGGACGTCAAACTTCATGGTAAGAACTACCAGTTCGATGAGCGTCTTGCAGAAGCCGCCCGTGCCAAAGTCTCGAAAGCGGCCAGGTTCTTCAATGGCATCTCGTCGGCAGACGTCGAAATCGTCAAGGAGATGAACCGGCGAGTCACGGACCCGTTCAGGGTGGAGATCACCTCGCGTGCAGCCGGTTCGACCGTGCGGGTCGAAGCGGCAGGCCCGACCGCTGAGGCAGCACTGGACATTGCGACCGAGAAGTTCGGGATTCAACTGCGGCGGTTGAAGGAACGGCTCATCGATCGTTCTCGGAGAGGGCGAGAGAAACGCCTCAATACGGCGTCCAAAGACGACGAAGAAGAGCCAAGTGGTCCACTGATCGTCAGAGTGAAGCAGTTTGTCATGAAACCGATGACTCCAGAAGAAGCCGCCTTGCAGATGGAGATGCTTGGCCACGGGTTTTTCTTCTTCCAGAATGCAGAAGGTGACCGGCCGAGCGTCCTCTACCGACGGCGCGACGGATCGTACGGATTGATCGAGCCCGCATGA
- a CDS encoding response regulator — protein sequence MTTVLVVDDSPLFVTGLSAALVNAGFDVVGQAEDAMTALTMARSLQPDMVVLDVLMPGMSGLEVVGPIREASGGANVVLLTSSESEEDLLSAIKSGARGYVVKDTPFPELVESMRAVCEGGAVVSPRMGAKLFETVASLLKHREVISTRKPELTGRELEVLGLISSGMTSRQIGEKLFISENTVKNHVRNILDKLGLHSRNEAVLYAVREELIQIGG from the coding sequence ATGACCACCGTATTGGTCGTCGACGACTCTCCGCTGTTCGTTACCGGGCTCTCAGCCGCGCTCGTGAACGCGGGGTTCGATGTCGTCGGCCAGGCCGAGGATGCGATGACGGCCTTGACGATGGCCCGCTCGCTTCAGCCGGATATGGTCGTGCTCGACGTGTTGATGCCGGGGATGTCGGGACTGGAGGTCGTCGGTCCGATCCGAGAGGCTTCGGGTGGCGCGAACGTCGTCCTGCTTACATCCAGCGAATCGGAGGAGGACCTTCTCTCGGCCATCAAGTCCGGTGCCCGGGGATATGTCGTCAAAGACACTCCGTTCCCGGAGCTGGTCGAGTCGATGCGCGCCGTGTGCGAAGGTGGAGCCGTTGTCTCTCCGCGCATGGGAGCGAAACTGTTCGAGACGGTCGCCAGCCTGCTCAAACATCGTGAGGTCATCTCTACGCGCAAGCCGGAGCTGACCGGTCGCGAACTCGAAGTGCTCGGGCTTATTTCCTCAGGCATGACCAGTCGCCAGATCGGCGAGAAGCTGTTCATCTCCGAGAACACGGTCAAGAATCACGTTCGCAATATCCTCGACAAACTCGGATTGCATTCGAGAAACGAAGCCGTCCTCTACGCTGTGCGCGAGGAATTGATTCAGATCGGCGGGTAG